The Stigmatopora argus isolate UIUO_Sarg chromosome 23, RoL_Sarg_1.0, whole genome shotgun sequence genome contains a region encoding:
- the ptpro gene encoding receptor-type tyrosine-protein phosphatase O isoform X1: MLASRLVLASQLLASVQVSLAFQAHLSDSGQIQATLETSDLRRNVSGYAARISGEARPSVIPLGGPGEPSLFNASVHGLCYSVGLLLRRGTAWSGPVKTVLVLTKPLPVSSAQISDYRESPESAAVFQIQTPAGNVFSRVNISYSEGTERHSILYKDFHRGKTVFKHWLPGMCYRNITFQLVSEAGVSQTALRTHSDVTHVPLHHRTAPYPPLDISWKVVNLSGSPTRETRRHLRSVRPTEEEEPGEAAASAEEPPLGPAPAPRHSVGGEDEFVNGEAPDFVNGHFVNGHFVNGDFGGSGDAGSASESLLPPAQMPPVLLEVRWLPPRAPTSYDGFNVYISRDGNATQTASVDKSTGEFFAELTEAGTYGVRVATLSAAGECEAKESAAADAGFSFYLGPDGRPLSEPRQRPRAVTVRLLDSSTAAVSWAPSPEKHDGSVVSVVSTTCLKPGPGQRMESNYCAEENSTGDVIGNLTPGAQYRMVVYHTNGPLVSPPSEAVIVDIEPTGVQELSVYPLGPTAVILSWRRPFHVAFRKYVLQTFFFNPVTLGSEWNTYYEIAATASVIASVRVTDLLPAWYYNFRVTMVTWGDPPLSCCDGATVSFVTAPEAPHISSADYSHGVLFVRWTYGEVFVDLSHSRITHWQVAAVGRKSPERSYSVDVSRNAMRAGLPLPPGDIYNVTVTACAERGRNESLPSVVRLEPAPPRSLYAVNATHSSVTLLWSEDGVVDHYQVICRASAGGDRQVQCGAAPLQAPDPQLSSSHVLTVSGLTPASRYECSVVSFSYGAASEPARVAVATAAKEMNPSVAAISALALLSVSLLVLLVLFLLLLRKKHLQMSRECGAETFVNFASFERDGKLPYNWRRSLFAFLTLLPSCLWTDYLLAFYINPWGKTALKKRKLTSPVQLDDLEAYFKEMCKDSAYKFSLQFEELKSVGTELSHDAADLPVNRPKNRYTNILPYDFSRVRLVSLRDEEGADYINANYIPGYKHPKEYIATQGPLPETRDDFWKMVLQQKSSIVVMLTQCSERRRVKCDHYWPFGDEPVTYGEIGVEMLSEKEAPEWTVRKFRLGYADESRDVVHFNYTSWPDHGVPTVDAIESVLQFVRMVRRQAERGSKEPVVVHCSAGVGRTGTFVALDRLMQHIREHDYADVLGLVSEMRSHRLSMVQTEEQYVFIHQCVLLMWQRKKKKRRRSPASSDEDEDHDDAGGGKT, from the exons ATGCTCGCGTCCCGGCTCGTGCTCGCGTCCCAGCTGCTCGCTTCGGTGCAG GTGAGCCTGGCTTTCCAGGCGCACCTGAGCGACAGTGGGCAGATCCAGGCCACCCTGGAGACCTCGGACCTCCGTCGGAACGTCTCCGGCTACGCTGCGCGGATCTCCGGCGAGGCTCGGCCCAGCGTGATCCCGCTGGGGGGGCCCGGCGAGCCCTCGCTCTTCAACGCGTCCGTCCACGGCCTGTGCTACAGCGTGGGCCTGCTGCTCCGGCGAGGAACGGCGTGGTCCGGACCCGTCAAGACCGTGCTGGTCCTCACCA AACCGCTTCCCGTGAGCAGCGCGCAGATCTCCGACTACAGGGAGTCCCCGGAAAGCGCGGCGGTCTTCCAGATCCAAACTCCCGCTGGAAACGTTTTCAGTCGAGTCAACATTAGCTACAGCGAAGGGACCGAGAGGCACTCCATCCTTTACAAAG ACTTCCACCGGGGCAAGACGGTGTTCAAGCACTGGCTGCCGGGCATGTGCTACCGCAACATCACTTTCCAGCTGGTCTCCGAGGCCGGCGTCTCCCAGACGGCGTTGAGGACACACAGCGACGTCACTCACGTGCCGTTGCATCACAGGACGG CGCCCTATCCGCCCCTCGACATCTCCTGGAAGGTGGTGAACTTGAGCGGAAGCCCGACGCGGGAAACCCGCCGGCATTTGCGCTCGGTCCGACctacggaggaggaggagcccggCGAGGCGGCGGCCTCCGCCGAGGAACCGCCCCTCGGCCCGGCCCCCGCCCCCCGGCACTCCGTCGGCGGGGAGGACGAGTTCGTGAACGGCGAAGCGCCCGACTTTGTCAACGGCCACTTTGTCAACGGCCACTTTGTCAACGGCGACTTCGGGGGCTCCGGCGACGCGGGGTCGGCCTCGGAGTCTTTGCTCCCGCCCGCCCAGATGCCCCCCGTCTTGCTGGAGGTGCGCTGGCTACCGCCGCGCGCGCCCACCAGCTACGACGGCTTCAACGTCTACATCTCCCGAGACG GCAACGCCACGCAGACGGCCAGCGTGGACAAAAGCACCGGCGAGTTCTTCGCCGAGCTGACCGAGGCGGGAACCTACGGCGTCAGGGTGGCCACGCTGAGTGCGGCGGGAGAGTGCGAGGCCAAAGAGAGCGCCGCCGCCGACGCCGGCTTCTCCTTCTACCTAG gacCCGACGGGCGGCCCCTGAGCGAGCCGCGGCAGCGGCCCCGCGCCGTCACCGTGCGCTTGCTGGACTCCAGCACGGCGGCCGTGTCCTGGGCGCCGTCTCCGGAGAAGCACGACGGCAGCGTGGTGTCGGTGGTGTCCACCACCTGCCTGAAGCCCGGCCCCGGCCAGAGGATGGAGAGCAACTACTGCGCCGAG GAGAACTCCACCGGCGACGTCATCGGCAACCTGACGCCCGGGGCCCAGTACCGGATGGTGGTCTACCACACCAACGGACCTCTCGTCAGTCCGCCCTCGGAAGCGGTCATCGTGGACATCG AGCCCACGGGGGTCCAAGAGCTGAGCGTGTACCCGCTGGGTCCCACGGCGGTCATCTTGAGCTGGCGCCGTCCCTTTCACGTGGCCTTCCGCAAGTACGTCCTCCAGACCTTCTTCTTCAACCCCGTCACCCTCGGCTCCGAGTGGAACACCTACTACGAGATCGCCGCCACCGCCTCGGTCATCGCGTCGGtg AGAGTGACGGATCTGCTGCCGGCTTGGTACTACAACTTCCGCGTGACCATGGTGACCTGGGGCGACCCGCCGCTCAGTTGCTGCGACGGCGCCACCGTCAGCTTCGTCACGG ctcCCGAGGCGCCTCACATCTCCTCGGCGGATTACTCCCACGGCGTCCTGTTTGTCCGCTGGACCTACGGGGAAGTCTTCGTGGACCTGTCGCATTCCAGGATCACCCACTGGCAGGTGGCGGCGGTCGGCAGGAAAAGCCCCGAGAGGAGCTACTCGGTGGAC GTGTCTCGAAACGCCATGCGCGCCGGCCTCCCCCTGCCGCCCGGCGACATCTACAACGTGACGGTGACGGCGTGCGCCGAGCGCGGCCGAAACGAGTCTCTCCCCAGCGTGGTCAGGCTGG AACCGGCCCCTCCCAGGTCTCTGTACGCCGTCAACGCCACGCACTCGTCGGTGACCCTGCTGTGGAGCGAGGACGGCGTGGTGGACCACTACCAAGTCATCTGCAGGGCCAGCGCGGGCGGCGACCGACAAGTCCAG TGTGGCGCCGCTCCGCTTCAGGCCCCGGACCCCCAGCTGTCCAGCTCGCACGTGCTGACCGTCTCGGGCCTGACGCCGGCGTCTCGCTACGAGTGCAGCGTGGTCAGCTTCAGCTACGGCGCGGCTAGCGAGCCCGCCCGCGTCGCCGTGGCCACGGCCG CCAAGGAGATGAACCCCAGCGTGGCGGCCATCTCGGCCTTGGCCCTCCTGAGCGTCTCGCTGCTGGTTTTGCTGGTTCTCTTCTTACTGCTTCTCCGCAAAAAGCACCTGCAGATGAGCAG GGAGTGCGGCGCCGAGACCTTTGTCAATTTCGCCTCCTTCGAAAGGGACGGGAAGCTGCCTTACAActg GCGAAGAAGCCTCTTTGCCTTCCTTACCCTTCTGCCATCCTGCCTTTGGACTGACTATCTTTTGGCTTTTTATATTAATCCCTG GGGCAAGACGGCTTTGAAGAAACGCAAGCTGACaag TCCCGTCCAGCTGGACGACTTGGAGGCTTACTTCAAAGAGATGTGCAAAGACTCGGCCTACAAGTTTTCACTCCAGTTTGAG GAGCTGAAGAGCGTGGGGACGGAGCTGTCCCACGACGCGGCCGACCTGCCCGTCAACAGACCCAAGAACCGCTACACCAACATCCTGCCAT ACGACTTCAGCCGGGTCCGTCTGGTCTCCCTGCGCGACGAGGAAGGCGCCGACTACATCAACGCCAACTACATTCCC GGTTACAAACACCCCAAGGAGTACATCGCCACGCAGGGCCCGCTGCCGGAGACGCGCGACGACTTTTGGAAGATGGTCCTCCAGCAGAAGTCGTCCATCGTGGTCATGCTGACGCAGTGCAGCGAGCGGCGGAGG GTCAAGTGCGACCACTACTGGCCGTTCGGCGACGAGCCCGTCACCTACGGCGAGATCGGCGTGGAGATGCTGTCGGAAAAGGAGGCGCCCGAGTGGACCGTCAGGAAGTTTCGGCTGGGATAC GCGGATGAGAGCCGCGACGTGGTGCACTTCAACTACACCTCGTGGCCCGACCACGGCGTGCCCACCGTGGACGCCATCGAGAGCGTCCTGCAGTTCGTGCGCATGGTGCGGCGGCAGGCCGAGCGAGGGAGCAAGGAGCCCGTGGTGGTCCACTGCAG CGCCGGCGTGGGTCGCACGGGTACCTTCGTGGCGCTGGACCGCCTGATGCAGCACATCCGGGAGCACGACTACGCCGACGTCCTGGGCCTGGTTTCCGAGATGCGCTCGCACCGCCTGTCCATGGTGCAGACGGAGGAGCAGTACGTCTTCATCCACCAGTGCGTCCTCCTCATGTggcagaggaagaagaagaagcggcgACGCTCGCCGGCCTCCTCCGACGAGGACGAGGACCACGACGACGCCGGCGGCGGCAAGACGTAG